The proteins below come from a single Triplophysa rosa linkage group LG12, Trosa_1v2, whole genome shotgun sequence genomic window:
- the ulk3 gene encoding serine/threonine-protein kinase ULK3: MAAGFAPPKLKDFILTEKLGSGTYATVYKAFRKTDSREAVAVKVVSKKSLNKSSMENLLTEIEILKTVRHPHIVQLKDFQWDSDNIYLILEWCSGGDLSRFIRSRRILPERVARRCLQQIACALQFLHERNISHLDLKPQNILLSGNVLKLADFGFAQYMSPWDEQQALRGSPLYMAPEMVCRRHYDARVDLWSVGVILFEALFGRAPFASRSFAELEEKIRSDKPVELPSGVRVPPDCRDLLLRLLERDPDARITFEEFFLHPFVDLEHMPSVDSLQTAKALVLQAVQKDQDGQRSAALSLYCSALEHFVPAIHYETDRQRKEALRQKVNQYVSRAEELKALVKSDNKISFEEAKCTRNILTEMSRNQPRLLAALELASTAVAREESGAEDSDTLDLYQQSLGEMLLALAAEPQGRRRDLLHSEIKSLMSRAEYLKEQIKMRETQTDESLKRDAAAESVRSSCCLQ; this comes from the exons ATGGCTGCGGGTTTTGCTCCACCGAAGCTCAAAGATTTTATTCTCACAGAGAAACTGGGAAGCGGCACATACGCGACAGTTTATAAAGCTTTCAGAAAG aCTGACAGCAGGGAGGCCGTGGCTGTGAAGGTGGTCAGTAAGAAAAGTCTCAATAAAAGCTCGATGGAGAATCTGCTGACAGAGATCGAGATCCTGAAGACGGTTCGTCATCCCCACATCGTGCAGCTCAAAGATTTCCAG tgggACAGTGATAACATCTACCTGATTCTGGAGTGGTGTTCAGGAGGAGATCTGTCTCGCTTCATCCGCAGTCGACGCATTCTCCCGGAGAGAGTCGCCCGTCGCTGCCTTCAGCAGATCG CTTGTGCTCTTCAGTTTCTCCATGAGAGGAACATCTCTCACCTGGATCTCAAACCTCAGAACATTCTGCTCAGTGGAAACGTTTTGAAGCTCGCAG atTTTGGTTTTGCTCAGTACATGTCCCCGTGGGACGAGCAGCAGGCTTTGCGAGGTTCTCCGCTCTACATGGCTCCTGAGATGGTGTGTAGACGACATTATGATGCTCGAGTTGACCTGTGGTCTGTCGGGGTCATTCTGTTCG agGCTTTATTTGGACGAGCTCCGTTTGCGTCTCGCTCATTTGCTGAACTAGAAGAGAAAATCCGCAGTGACAAACCCGTCGAG ctgccGTCTGGCGTGCGTGTTCCTCCTGACTGCAGAGATCTGCTGCTTCGGCTGCTTGAGAGAGATCCAGACGCCCGCATCACGTTTGAGGAGTTCTTCCTGCATCCCTTTGTTGACCTGGAACACATGCCGAGTGTCGACAGCCTCCAGAcagct AAAGCGCTGGTGTTACAGGCCGTTCAGAAGGATCAGGATGGACAGAGAAGTGCAGCGTTATCTCTCTACTGTAGTGCACTGGAGCACTTTGTTCCTGCCATTCACT ATGAAACAGATCGACAGAGGAAAGAAGCTCTCAGACAAAAG gTGAATCAGTATGTTTCTCGTGCAGAGGAACTCAAAGCTCTGGTCAAATCAGACAATAAGATCAGTTTTGAGGAGGCAAAGTGCACCAGGAACATATTAACAG AAATGTCCAGAAATCAGCCGCGTTTATTGGCCGCTCTGGAGTTGGCGTCCACCGCCGTCGCCCGG GAGGAGAGCGGTGCTGAAGACTCGGACACTCTTGATTTATATCAGCAGAGTTTGGGTGAAATGCTTCTGGCTCTCGCGG cTGAACCTCAAGGCCGCCGGCGAGATCTGCTCCACAGCGAG ATTAAGAGTCTGATGAGTCGAGCGGAGTATCTGAAAGAGCAGATCAAG ATGCGAGAAACTCAGACGGATGAATCGCTGAAGAGAGACGCCGCTGCTGAGTCTGTGAGATCTT cgTGTTGTTTACAGTGA